The Sorangiineae bacterium MSr11367 genome window below encodes:
- a CDS encoding NAD-dependent succinate-semialdehyde dehydrogenase codes for MIKVYNPADGSVVGEAPEMTLDEVKAAIDRTCQAFPGWSRMLAKDRGDLLRRWFELVRADKQSFAEMIVKENGKCLSEAMGETDYGLGFVEWYAEEAKRVYGDTIPTHAANSAVLVMKEPVGPTAAITPWNFPFMMIVRKISMALAAGCTMILKPSELTPLTAYKLLDYARRAGIPEGVFEMVTGVPSEIGALFTGDDRIRKITFTGSTAVGKHLAEASGRGLKKMTLELGGNAPFMVFDDAHFEDAVAGVVAAKLRNSGQVCISPNRIYVQDAIYERFAAAVAERVAKIRVDQGLQGEFVVGPLINAASLGKVAELVEDAKRKGAKIVLGGKVHAKGGLFYEPTILTDVEDGMMVAQTEIFGPIFPLYRFHTEEEVVKRANDTEYGLVAYAYTRDVGRAFRLSRNIEAGMVILNSGSVGTASVPFGGVKHSGYGREGSYYGIEEYVEVKYVLMAGLDR; via the coding sequence ATGATCAAAGTATACAATCCCGCCGACGGCTCGGTGGTCGGAGAAGCCCCGGAAATGACCCTCGACGAGGTCAAGGCTGCTATCGATCGGACGTGCCAAGCGTTTCCCGGGTGGTCCCGCATGCTCGCGAAGGATCGCGGTGATTTGCTTCGCCGTTGGTTCGAACTCGTGCGCGCAGACAAGCAAAGTTTCGCCGAGATGATCGTGAAGGAGAACGGGAAGTGCTTGTCGGAGGCGATGGGCGAGACTGACTACGGGCTCGGCTTCGTCGAGTGGTATGCCGAGGAAGCGAAGCGCGTCTACGGCGACACGATACCCACCCACGCCGCGAACTCCGCCGTCCTCGTGATGAAGGAGCCGGTAGGGCCGACGGCCGCGATTACGCCATGGAATTTCCCGTTCATGATGATCGTCCGCAAGATCTCGATGGCGCTGGCCGCGGGCTGCACGATGATCCTCAAACCGTCGGAGCTCACCCCCCTGACGGCGTACAAGCTTCTCGACTACGCCCGGAGGGCCGGAATTCCCGAAGGCGTCTTCGAGATGGTCACCGGTGTGCCCAGCGAGATCGGTGCGCTCTTCACCGGCGATGATCGCATTCGGAAGATCACGTTCACGGGATCGACCGCCGTCGGCAAGCATCTCGCCGAGGCGAGCGGCCGCGGGCTGAAGAAGATGACCTTGGAGCTGGGCGGAAATGCTCCCTTCATGGTGTTCGACGACGCCCACTTCGAGGACGCCGTGGCGGGCGTCGTCGCCGCGAAGCTGCGCAACTCGGGCCAGGTGTGCATCTCGCCGAATCGCATCTATGTGCAGGACGCGATCTATGAGCGTTTCGCAGCCGCGGTCGCGGAGCGGGTCGCGAAGATCCGCGTCGACCAGGGGCTTCAGGGGGAGTTCGTGGTCGGACCGCTGATCAATGCCGCAAGCCTCGGCAAGGTCGCGGAGCTCGTCGAGGACGCGAAGCGCAAGGGCGCCAAGATCGTGCTGGGCGGGAAAGTCCACGCGAAGGGAGGGCTATTCTATGAGCCCACGATCCTGACGGACGTGGAGGACGGCATGATGGTGGCGCAGACCGAGATCTTCGGCCCGATCTTCCCGCTCTACCGCTTCCACACGGAGGAGGAGGTGGTGAAGCGCGCCAACGATACGGAGTATGGGCTGGTCGCTTACGCCTATACGCGCGACGTCGGTCGGGCCTTCCGTCTGTCCCGGAACATCGAGGCCGGCATGGTGATCTTGAACTCGGGCTCTGTCGGCACGGCGTCGGTGCCGTTCGGCGGTGTCAAGCACTCGGGCTACGGTCGCGAGGGCAGCTATTATGGCATCGAGGAGTATGTCGAAGTCAAATACGTCCTCATGGCGGGCCTCGACAGGTGA
- a CDS encoding LysR family transcriptional regulator, whose amino-acid sequence MELRHLRYFMAVAEELNFRRAAEKLGIAQPPLSSQIHDLEKEIGVPLFRRVPKGAELTEAGVAFLSAVPTVFDKVEQAVKLAQKGGRGEVGQLRIGYTSSASFNPIVPKSLRAFRRAYPNVELTLEEMNSPQLLDQLGRQRLDAVFIRPGKEPPLGFAVTILDEGPMVVVVPSAHTLAQNSAVELAELQGEPFVLCSRTLGPGLYDEVIDGCRRAGFDPTVAQIAPQITSIANLVAVELGVSLVPAEVANTNVPGVVFLPITGDAPIARLALATRRDDRSVVTRNFCAFVRKKARVS is encoded by the coding sequence GTGGAACTGAGACATCTGAGGTATTTCATGGCGGTCGCCGAGGAGCTGAACTTCAGGCGCGCGGCGGAGAAACTCGGCATCGCGCAACCGCCGCTCAGCAGCCAGATTCACGATCTGGAGAAGGAGATCGGCGTTCCTCTCTTTCGCCGCGTGCCCAAGGGCGCGGAGCTGACGGAGGCCGGCGTCGCGTTCCTCTCTGCCGTACCGACGGTGTTCGACAAGGTCGAGCAGGCCGTCAAGCTTGCGCAGAAGGGCGGTCGGGGTGAGGTCGGGCAGCTTCGGATCGGGTACACCAGCTCAGCATCTTTCAATCCAATCGTACCGAAATCCCTGCGCGCCTTTCGTCGCGCCTACCCGAACGTCGAGCTCACGCTCGAGGAGATGAACAGCCCGCAGCTCCTCGACCAGCTCGGCCGTCAGAGGCTCGACGCCGTCTTCATTCGTCCGGGGAAAGAACCGCCGCTCGGTTTCGCCGTCACCATCCTCGACGAAGGGCCGATGGTGGTCGTCGTGCCCTCCGCCCACACGCTGGCGCAGAACAGCGCCGTGGAGCTGGCCGAGCTTCAGGGTGAGCCGTTTGTCTTGTGCTCGCGCACCTTGGGCCCTGGGCTCTACGACGAAGTGATCGACGGATGCCGCCGCGCGGGCTTCGACCCCACCGTGGCCCAGATCGCGCCCCAGATCACATCCATCGCCAACTTGGTCGCCGTGGAGCTCGGGGTGTCCCTCGTCCCCGCGGAGGTGGCGAATACGAACGTCCCTGGGGTCGTCTTTCTACCGATCACCGGGGATGCGCCCATCGCGCGCCTCGCGCTCGCAACACGCCGTGACGACCGCAGCGTCGTAACACGGAATTTCTGTGCATTCGTCCGAAAGAAGGCGCGCGTATCCTAG
- a CDS encoding S41 family peptidase, which translates to MRIGCMAVLALLLTTCGPASPSWSQAPRTTAAKSPVPPDPTLDEIDQIVRQRFYSEATLEKVQWGKSVANARQKLTNTRSLADHGTVFEELLASLHTSHTEYVPRTDPKYWELASIFEELFAASPNQCPNKEKTLPPIPVTWQDIGVVWKRAGAQWFVGGVLDGGPAQKAGLLSGDEVLQADGKPFHPVKSFEGRQDKSVELTFRRRKSEAPARLTVVPRTSKPHGSFQEALAKSARILDANGERIAYIRIWSWTGDAMHQELKRAIKKLNEQKPTGYILDIRDGWGGAAPDYVDIFQKEAPVLVSKNRAGDEFRIDSKIRVPAAVLINPGSRSGKETIAYAIKKHALATLVGEPTAGAMLPGSPFCLQNGDLLYVATSTNTVDGETLEGRGVPPDVAIPFDIRYAAGRDPQLDAAVHVLASRSGVKAR; encoded by the coding sequence ATGCGTATCGGGTGCATGGCGGTCCTCGCGCTGCTCCTGACGACCTGCGGGCCCGCGTCTCCCTCGTGGAGTCAGGCGCCACGGACGACGGCCGCAAAAAGCCCGGTCCCGCCGGATCCTACGCTTGATGAGATCGACCAAATCGTGCGCCAGCGCTTTTACTCCGAGGCCACACTTGAAAAGGTCCAATGGGGCAAGTCCGTCGCGAATGCCCGGCAAAAGCTGACGAACACGCGTTCGCTTGCCGACCACGGCACCGTCTTTGAGGAGTTGCTCGCCAGTCTGCACACATCGCACACCGAGTACGTCCCGCGAACGGACCCGAAATATTGGGAGCTTGCGTCCATCTTCGAGGAGTTGTTCGCAGCCTCCCCCAATCAATGCCCGAACAAGGAAAAGACGCTGCCGCCAATTCCGGTGACCTGGCAGGACATCGGCGTGGTTTGGAAACGCGCAGGCGCACAGTGGTTCGTCGGTGGTGTTCTCGACGGCGGGCCGGCACAGAAAGCAGGCCTTCTCTCGGGAGACGAGGTTCTGCAAGCGGATGGCAAACCGTTCCATCCGGTGAAGAGCTTCGAAGGTCGCCAGGACAAGTCCGTGGAGCTGACGTTTCGGCGCCGGAAGAGCGAGGCACCCGCTAGGCTCACCGTCGTTCCACGGACATCGAAGCCCCACGGGTCCTTCCAAGAGGCCCTCGCCAAGAGTGCACGCATCCTCGACGCGAACGGCGAGCGCATCGCATACATTCGTATCTGGTCCTGGACGGGCGATGCGATGCACCAGGAGCTGAAACGCGCTATCAAAAAGCTCAACGAGCAAAAGCCAACGGGCTATATTTTGGATATCCGGGACGGTTGGGGAGGCGCGGCACCCGACTACGTCGATATCTTCCAAAAAGAGGCCCCCGTTCTGGTCTCCAAAAATCGAGCCGGTGACGAGTTCCGGATCGACTCAAAAATTCGCGTACCGGCAGCAGTCCTCATCAATCCCGGAAGCCGCAGCGGAAAAGAGACCATCGCATACGCGATCAAGAAGCACGCACTCGCGACGCTCGTGGGAGAACCGACGGCTGGCGCCATGCTGCCAGGAAGCCCATTCTGCCTCCAGAACGGCGATCTCCTCTACGTGGCAACGTCCACCAACACGGTGGATGGAGAAACCCTCGAAGGGAGAGGTGTCCCTCCCGACGTGGCGATCCCTTTCGACATTCGGTACGCCGCCGGGCGCGATCCGCAGCTCGATGCGGCCGTCCATGTGCTGGCCTCGCGCTCCGGCGTTAAGGCCCGATAG
- a CDS encoding SPASM domain-containing protein, whose translation MTRAQVTLDGPREIHDARRFYRGGQPSFERILSNLQIARDILPLIIRINVDSENRVHIPELVRVLRESGIFDGKCKAVIYASPVVPYTEQARMLWRPIEQTELPSLGQGIETSLEAVGLTDRSRPTHSLLDGNRGGCNAMQHHSFVIGPKGHLFKCELGIHDQREAVGHVLTTAAEEPAARRRLPLLKPGVKALDWDAYNPYDNESCSSCQFVPICKSGCPKKVMEGAEDFMKATCDYWDINFSELLHQALSEASR comes from the coding sequence GTGACGCGCGCACAAGTAACGCTGGACGGCCCCCGGGAGATCCACGATGCGCGGCGCTTCTACCGGGGCGGACAGCCTAGCTTCGAACGCATTCTCTCAAACCTTCAGATAGCGCGGGACATCCTACCATTGATCATTCGAATCAATGTGGATTCCGAGAATCGCGTCCACATTCCCGAGCTCGTGCGCGTTCTGCGAGAATCGGGAATCTTTGATGGCAAGTGCAAGGCCGTCATCTACGCTTCCCCGGTCGTGCCCTACACGGAGCAGGCACGCATGCTCTGGCGTCCCATCGAACAAACGGAGCTGCCGAGCCTCGGACAGGGGATTGAAACGAGTCTGGAAGCCGTAGGATTGACAGACCGGAGTAGGCCTACCCACTCTCTCCTCGACGGAAACCGCGGCGGTTGCAATGCCATGCAACACCATTCGTTCGTCATCGGGCCGAAGGGGCACCTGTTCAAGTGCGAGCTCGGCATTCACGACCAACGAGAAGCGGTCGGCCATGTCTTGACAACCGCCGCGGAGGAGCCTGCAGCACGGAGGCGCTTGCCGCTTCTGAAGCCCGGCGTCAAGGCACTTGATTGGGACGCGTACAACCCATATGACAACGAAAGCTGTTCGAGCTGTCAGTTCGTCCCGATCTGCAAGAGCGGTTGTCCCAAAAAGGTCATGGAAGGAGCCGAGGATTTCATGAAAGCAACTTGCGACTACTGGGATATCAACTTTTCAGAACTTCTTCACCAGGCGCTGTCGGAAGCGAGCCGCTGA
- a CDS encoding site-specific integrase — protein MPARDQKRILHATGSHAAGWRDHCIFVLDFGPGLRQKEIVSLDVGDVFTPDGKAKSRVVLRVYKRTAARNPPVQEVFLSRDVRAKLERLYELKRRAGQPLSPDSPIFLSRLRKRISTRQVRNLNAVWQRRAGIDTHYPFHVTRHNACTAVYRVRRDLRVVQVIARHADIRSSVWYTHPSVDEIEEIVESASG, from the coding sequence ATGCCCGCGCGTGACCAAAAACGGATTCTTCACGCGACCGGATCGCACGCGGCGGGGTGGCGAGATCACTGCATTTTTGTCTTGGACTTCGGGCCCGGCCTCAGGCAAAAGGAAATTGTCTCGCTCGACGTTGGCGACGTGTTCACCCCTGACGGCAAGGCGAAGAGCCGCGTCGTCCTGCGCGTCTACAAGCGGACCGCCGCGCGGAACCCGCCGGTCCAAGAGGTATTCCTTTCGAGGGACGTACGCGCGAAGCTGGAGAGGCTCTACGAGCTTAAAAGGCGTGCTGGCCAACCGCTCTCGCCTGATAGTCCGATATTCCTGAGCCGACTTCGAAAACGAATTTCGACCCGCCAGGTGCGGAACCTGAATGCCGTTTGGCAGCGGCGCGCAGGCATCGATACGCATTACCCGTTCCACGTGACGCGCCACAACGCGTGCACCGCGGTCTACCGTGTACGGCGCGACCTCCGCGTCGTGCAAGTCATCGCGCGCCACGCCGACATCCGCTCGTCGGTCTGGTACACGCACCCCTCCGTCGACGAGATTGAAGAGATCGTCGAGTCCGCCTCCGGCTAG
- the ltrA gene encoding group II intron reverse transcriptase/maturase, protein METSGSKGISTKLERIAKLAREAPGMAFTTLAHHIDIDWLREAYRRTRKDGAPGVDRMTANEYEANPEENLQSLLERAKSGTYRAPPVRRVHIPKGSGSETRPIGIPTLEDKVLQRAVAMVLEAVYEQDFLDCSYGFRPDRSAHQALEATWSLAMKMHGAWVLEIDVCKFFDNLDHGHLRAILRQRVLDGVLLRLIGKWLNAGVLEDGSVMYPESGSPQGGVVSPILANIFLHEVLDVWFEKIVKPHLSGEAHLVRYADDAVLLFANETDARKVMDTLPKRFGKYGLTLHPEKTRLFDFRRPPKPPPSGGGQGPKAPTFDLLGFTHHWALSRKANWIIKRRTASDRFRRSLKRVVDWCREHLHDDVREQQQALARKLRGHYQYFGIIGNFAALSRFLQEVRRAWQRWLNRRSHKARMSWDRMQRLLERCPLPAPRIARPFLPTSSESVT, encoded by the coding sequence ATGGAGACATCGGGCTCTAAAGGCATCTCAACGAAACTCGAACGGATAGCGAAACTGGCGCGTGAAGCGCCCGGCATGGCGTTCACCACGCTCGCCCATCACATCGACATTGACTGGCTCCGCGAAGCATACCGGCGTACCCGCAAGGATGGCGCCCCGGGCGTGGACAGAATGACCGCGAACGAATATGAAGCGAATCCGGAAGAGAACCTCCAGTCGCTTCTCGAACGCGCGAAGTCTGGCACGTACCGAGCGCCGCCCGTGCGGCGGGTCCACATCCCGAAGGGAAGCGGATCGGAAACAAGACCGATCGGCATTCCAACTCTCGAGGACAAGGTCCTGCAGCGCGCGGTCGCGATGGTGCTGGAAGCCGTTTACGAGCAAGATTTTCTCGACTGCTCCTACGGATTCCGGCCCGATCGCTCGGCGCATCAAGCGCTGGAAGCGACGTGGAGTCTGGCGATGAAGATGCACGGCGCGTGGGTTCTCGAGATCGATGTTTGCAAATTTTTCGATAACTTGGACCACGGACACCTCCGAGCGATTCTGCGCCAGCGGGTGCTCGACGGAGTGCTTCTGCGGTTGATCGGCAAGTGGCTCAATGCGGGCGTACTCGAGGATGGGAGCGTCATGTACCCGGAATCGGGAAGCCCACAGGGTGGTGTGGTTTCGCCAATATTGGCGAATATCTTCCTCCACGAAGTGCTCGATGTGTGGTTTGAGAAAATCGTCAAACCGCACCTCTCGGGCGAGGCGCATCTCGTCCGCTATGCGGACGATGCTGTGCTTCTGTTCGCGAATGAAACGGATGCGCGCAAGGTGATGGACACACTGCCGAAGCGATTCGGCAAATATGGCCTGACCCTGCATCCGGAAAAGACCCGGTTGTTCGATTTTCGGCGTCCGCCGAAGCCTCCACCGAGTGGTGGAGGACAAGGCCCAAAGGCACCGACATTCGACTTGCTTGGTTTCACCCATCACTGGGCGCTGTCACGCAAGGCAAACTGGATCATTAAACGCCGAACAGCTTCGGACCGCTTTCGCCGATCTCTCAAGCGGGTCGTGGACTGGTGCAGGGAGCACCTCCACGACGATGTCCGCGAACAGCAGCAGGCCCTCGCAAGAAAACTGCGCGGACATTACCAGTACTTCGGTATTATTGGCAATTTCGCGGCACTCAGTCGTTTTCTCCAAGAGGTGCGACGTGCCTGGCAGCGGTGGCTGAATCGCCGTTCGCATAAGGCGCGCATGTCCTGGGATCGCATGCAGCGGCTCCTGGAGCGATGTCCACTCCCGGCACCGCGCATTGCGCGCCCATTTCTCCCTACGAGCAGCGAATCTGTGACCTGA
- a CDS encoding AraC family transcriptional regulator, which yields MEPQSSSRIVDMFALGDGLLGFLHRYRCPIATVRGKFALGLEIEVQIEGHGQQESLYSARRIYGPGEIRTLDHGELYTIHEMPAPRKAGLQMGFILHPDAIVHGERIARIGLARRRDLRDAQLTALARELVHAPIETRASLAAQARDGLEGYIAHYGERRAPDRLLVAREELERHFRNPLYLRHIADAAGMHPTTFLRSFARRFGTTPIQYRLKLRIVHAAYLAWLNPRMPVADVASQSGFDDLSYFHRAFRRHYKMSITQYRSKRR from the coding sequence GTGGAGCCGCAATCTTCGTCGCGCATCGTCGATATGTTCGCACTCGGCGACGGGCTCCTGGGCTTCCTCCATCGATACCGCTGCCCCATCGCCACGGTTCGCGGAAAGTTCGCCCTGGGGCTCGAAATCGAGGTTCAGATCGAAGGACATGGACAGCAAGAAAGCCTCTACAGCGCGCGCCGCATCTACGGCCCTGGCGAGATTCGCACGCTCGATCACGGTGAGCTGTATACGATTCACGAAATGCCCGCCCCTCGCAAAGCGGGATTGCAAATGGGATTCATCCTGCACCCCGATGCCATCGTCCACGGCGAACGTATTGCGCGGATCGGCCTCGCCCGCCGGCGCGACCTGCGGGATGCCCAGCTCACGGCGCTTGCGCGCGAGCTCGTGCACGCGCCCATCGAAACGCGCGCTTCGCTGGCAGCGCAAGCTCGGGACGGACTCGAAGGTTACATTGCCCACTACGGCGAGCGCAGAGCGCCGGACCGCCTGCTCGTGGCCCGCGAGGAGCTCGAGCGGCACTTTCGCAATCCGCTTTATCTCCGGCACATCGCCGACGCTGCGGGTATGCACCCGACCACGTTTTTACGAAGCTTCGCGCGCAGGTTCGGGACCACGCCGATTCAGTATCGCCTCAAATTGCGTATCGTTCATGCCGCGTACCTTGCCTGGCTGAATCCTCGCATGCCCGTGGCCGATGTCGCGTCGCAATCGGGATTCGACGACCTATCTTACTTTCATCGAGCATTTCGCAGGCATTACAAAATGAGCATCACCCAATACCGTAGCAAACGACGTTAA
- a CDS encoding redoxin domain-containing protein: MVHRLRVALAALALAWTLGNSGDVLAQSARKGWLGIGMDTPRDAVGVRVTKVVGGSPAQKAGVHDGDLLVRIDGAKVASPEEVQRVVAGHASGDVLRVTVLRDGVESTLNVSLVPRPSRDEQNRLEFVGRPAPAWTKVDAVKGVHRDLTSLRGRVVLLDFWATWCGACRAMTPTLSAWQARYGAQGLSVIGMTTDGRDEAAAFAEKANMKFGIAVDETATTHRAYSISALPTLFVIDKRGVVRDVVIGYDPSHEAQIDALVRTLLAES; the protein is encoded by the coding sequence ATGGTGCATCGTCTTCGCGTCGCGCTCGCGGCGCTGGCTCTTGCGTGGACCCTGGGCAACAGCGGCGACGTTCTCGCGCAATCGGCCCGCAAAGGATGGCTCGGCATCGGCATGGACACGCCCCGCGATGCGGTGGGGGTGCGCGTGACCAAGGTGGTGGGCGGCTCCCCAGCTCAGAAAGCCGGCGTCCACGATGGCGACCTCTTGGTGCGCATCGACGGCGCGAAGGTGGCGTCGCCCGAAGAGGTGCAGCGTGTCGTGGCCGGCCATGCATCGGGCGACGTGCTTCGCGTGACCGTGCTTCGCGACGGTGTCGAATCGACGCTCAACGTCTCCCTCGTCCCGCGTCCTTCGCGCGACGAGCAGAATCGCCTGGAGTTCGTCGGCCGGCCGGCGCCCGCCTGGACGAAGGTGGACGCCGTCAAAGGGGTGCACCGGGACCTCACCTCGCTCCGTGGCCGGGTCGTGCTGCTCGATTTTTGGGCGACGTGGTGCGGGGCATGCCGCGCCATGACCCCGACGCTCTCCGCCTGGCAGGCGCGCTACGGGGCGCAAGGCTTGAGCGTCATCGGGATGACCACCGATGGTCGCGATGAAGCTGCCGCCTTCGCCGAGAAAGCCAACATGAAGTTCGGCATCGCCGTCGACGAGACGGCGACCACGCACCGCGCATACAGCATTTCGGCCCTGCCGACCCTGTTCGTCATCGACAAGCGCGGCGTCGTGCGCGACGTGGTCATCGGCTACGATCCGTCGCACGAAGCGCAGATCGACGCGCTCGTGCGCACGCTCCTCGCCGAATCCTGA
- a CDS encoding VWA domain-containing protein, giving the protein MPDARAITRLLDELLWSLRRAGFVISTAQAIDCARAAKAVGLSSAETLRDALAAVIVDRATERPRFERTFDAFFFGGHTPRGDIWQRLAAAGFAENELDELRTQLEALAASSGGEHPLRSLLDGGAELDRLLQLTSVKRSLDALHNPLQAGFFAYRIEQSLGVPRARTALGALRARLRDAFGERGDLLADALKAELDRTADEVRTHVRSVVAQRAEQEQRPASSLAGTPFLRLSPEEVDEVRRAVRRFADRLRGGERLKRRHARRGRIDPHRTLRRALRTGGVPFEPVRKKRRRDKPRLVLLCDVSDSVRAAACFMLEFVATTHDLFERTRSFVFVSDLAETTELFQRESIDVALARAYSGQVVSLASNSNYGRALRTFEARYLHDVDRRTTVVILGDGRTNFHEAAPEVLGRIRQRARALIWLSPEPRGAWSMGDSAMGRYEPECTQVLEVRSARELEEAARLLVRLR; this is encoded by the coding sequence ATGCCCGACGCTCGCGCGATCACGCGCCTCCTGGACGAGCTTCTCTGGTCGCTTCGCCGCGCCGGCTTCGTGATCTCGACGGCGCAAGCCATCGACTGCGCGCGTGCCGCCAAGGCCGTCGGGCTCTCCTCCGCCGAGACCCTGCGCGATGCGCTGGCCGCCGTCATCGTGGACCGCGCGACGGAGCGGCCCCGCTTCGAGCGCACGTTCGACGCCTTCTTTTTCGGCGGCCACACCCCGCGCGGCGACATCTGGCAGCGCCTTGCCGCCGCGGGGTTCGCCGAGAACGAATTGGACGAACTGCGCACGCAGCTCGAGGCCCTCGCAGCCTCCAGCGGCGGCGAGCACCCCCTGCGTTCCCTGCTCGATGGCGGGGCGGAACTCGATCGCCTCCTCCAATTGACCAGCGTGAAGCGCTCCCTCGATGCGTTGCACAACCCCCTCCAGGCCGGCTTTTTCGCCTACCGCATCGAACAGAGCCTCGGGGTTCCGCGCGCGCGCACGGCCCTCGGTGCGCTGCGTGCGCGTCTGCGCGATGCCTTCGGCGAACGCGGCGATCTCCTCGCCGACGCCCTCAAGGCGGAGCTCGATCGCACGGCCGACGAGGTGCGGACCCACGTGCGCAGCGTGGTCGCCCAGCGCGCGGAGCAGGAGCAGCGGCCCGCCTCCTCGCTCGCCGGCACACCGTTCCTGCGGCTCTCGCCCGAGGAAGTCGACGAGGTGCGCCGCGCGGTCCGGCGTTTCGCCGATCGGCTTCGCGGCGGTGAGCGCCTCAAACGGCGCCACGCGCGCCGCGGGCGCATCGACCCGCATCGCACCTTGCGCCGCGCCCTGAGGACGGGCGGGGTGCCCTTCGAGCCGGTGCGCAAGAAGCGGCGCCGCGACAAGCCCCGCCTGGTCCTTCTCTGCGACGTGAGCGACTCGGTGCGTGCGGCCGCTTGCTTCATGCTGGAGTTCGTCGCCACGACGCACGATCTCTTCGAGCGCACGCGCAGCTTCGTCTTCGTGAGCGATCTCGCCGAGACGACCGAGCTCTTTCAGCGCGAGTCCATCGATGTGGCGCTGGCGCGCGCGTACAGCGGCCAGGTGGTCTCATTGGCGTCGAACTCGAATTACGGCCGCGCGCTGCGCACCTTCGAAGCCCGCTACCTGCATGACGTGGATCGCCGCACGACGGTCGTGATCCTCGGCGACGGCCGCACCAATTTTCACGAGGCCGCGCCCGAGGTCCTCGGTCGCATCCGCCAGCGCGCACGCGCCCTCATCTGGCTCTCGCCCGAGCCGCGTGGGGCTTGGTCGATGGGCGACAGCGCCATGGGGCGCTACGAGCCGGAGTGCACGCAGGTGCTGGAGGTGCGCTCGGCGCGCGAGCTCGAAGAGGCCGCGCGCTTGCTCGTGCGCCTTCGGTGA
- a CDS encoding FAD:protein FMN transferase, giving the protein MTPVRSLSVASLLSIALLPTALLGCHERATPPAPPPRATEAVMDRAPSPPESAAAPAFAPEKVSGEGRAMGTHLAYAAYTTPKVDAETTRRAFEAATKEIQRLEALMTTWRPDSDLSRVNAAAGKKGENAVQVDAETFAVVQEAVHTSEISEGTFDITFESLHGLWKFDEDLDPHPPSDAAIRAKLPLVNYRHIHLDERARTIALDTKGVRISLGGIAKGYAVDRAAKVLEDAGLTSFYVQAGGDLYARGLKPDGSEWSAGVRDPRGVAGSYFALLPLSDHAFSTAGDYERAYLIGNKRFHHIIDPRTGRPATACRSVTIWAKTAFLADSIDDAVFILGPEKGMKLVESLDGVGAVIIDAKNNLWISKRLEGKLKITKPPTDGP; this is encoded by the coding sequence ATGACCCCTGTGCGGAGCCTATCCGTTGCGAGCCTCTTGAGCATCGCTCTTTTGCCTACGGCGCTCTTGGGCTGCCACGAACGCGCCACCCCGCCAGCTCCCCCACCGCGTGCCACGGAGGCCGTCATGGATCGGGCTCCGTCGCCGCCAGAGAGTGCCGCCGCGCCCGCGTTCGCTCCGGAAAAGGTGAGCGGCGAAGGCCGCGCGATGGGAACGCACTTGGCCTACGCCGCGTACACCACGCCAAAGGTCGACGCGGAGACCACACGCCGCGCCTTCGAGGCGGCGACGAAGGAGATCCAGCGGCTCGAGGCGCTCATGACCACGTGGCGACCCGACAGCGATCTCTCCCGCGTGAACGCCGCCGCTGGAAAGAAGGGCGAAAACGCGGTGCAGGTCGACGCGGAGACGTTCGCCGTCGTCCAAGAGGCCGTGCACACCAGCGAGATTTCGGAGGGCACGTTCGACATCACCTTCGAGAGCCTGCACGGGCTGTGGAAATTCGACGAAGATCTGGATCCGCACCCGCCGTCGGACGCCGCCATTCGTGCGAAGTTGCCGCTCGTCAATTACCGGCACATTCACCTCGACGAGCGCGCGCGCACGATTGCCCTCGATACGAAGGGCGTGCGCATAAGCCTCGGCGGCATCGCCAAGGGCTATGCGGTGGACCGTGCCGCCAAGGTGCTCGAGGACGCGGGGCTGACATCGTTCTATGTACAAGCGGGCGGAGATCTCTATGCCCGCGGATTGAAGCCCGATGGGAGCGAGTGGTCCGCGGGCGTGCGCGATCCGCGCGGCGTGGCGGGATCGTACTTCGCGTTGCTGCCGCTGAGCGACCACGCCTTCAGCACCGCGGGCGACTACGAGCGCGCGTACTTGATTGGGAACAAGCGCTTCCACCACATCATCGATCCGCGGACGGGCCGCCCGGCGACGGCGTGCCGCAGCGTGACCATCTGGGCCAAGACGGCGTTCTTGGCGGATTCGATCGACGACGCCGTCTTCATTTTGGGGCCCGAGAAGGGCATGAAGCTCGTCGAATCTCTGGATGGCGTGGGCGCCGTCATCATCGACGCGAAGAACAATTTGTGGATCTCGAAGCGCCTCGAGGGAAAGCTGAAGATCACCAAGCCGCCGACGGACGGGCCGTAG